The Musa acuminata AAA Group cultivar baxijiao chromosome BXJ1-8, Cavendish_Baxijiao_AAA, whole genome shotgun sequence genomic sequence GCGAAAGCGGTGAACGCGACTTTGGATACGTCTCCCTTGTTGAATGACACCTGCCACGGAAACGCCCCTACCGGTGCACCTAATTCCCCAAATGCCATTACCTCGGATGCGTTCGAACCACGCGGATAACTCATCGATATCTTCGCCCCTTACCCGTCTAACAGGCGCGATTCTTTGATGTTTCTTTCTACCCTTCGTTCCGCCCATTGGTGTCACCCAAACCACATCGGTTCGCATGCACCGTCGTAGGGCCAATTGGGGAAATTGATCCGATCAAGAAATCGCCGGGTGGAAGATTTTGCGACTCCTTTTAAGGTTCCTCTCCGCCGCCCGTGAAAGCGAACGGGGAAGTTGATCGGATAAAGAAATCGCCGGTTGGAAGATCTTGCGGCTGTGTTTTAGGTTCCGCTCCGCCGCCGTGGAGAGAAGCAAGAAAAGCGAGGAGCCGGGAGGCTTAGAACGCAACGATGATGGGAGAAGGAAGCGTATGAGAGGAAGGGATCCGAAAACCGCTCATGGATCACCCCTTTGCCCCTTCCCCACCCGTCTGCTTCCGCTCGTCGAACTCTCGTCGTCCTCTCGTCGGCGCCAACCACACCTCCGCCCGCTTCTGCTCCCGTTGACGCCggccctcctcctcctgctcccgTTAGATCTGTTTTAGTTCTAGGGTTAGGGCTTGTGTTTCGATTCtttgttctcctttttacaggtgtaGGTAGGTATACAGGGATTCTTTGATCTGTTCTTTCCGGCGATGGATCCGGCGGCGAAGCCGATCTCGGTGCGAAATCTCCTCGTCCGGgcgctcctcttcttcctctccgtaTTTCTCCTCCGGTTCGTCTACGTAGTCACCGTCCACGGCGGCACCTGCGCCGCCGGCGACTTCTGCCTCTTCTCCTCGCCGGCGGAGCCCGTCGCCGTCGCTGGAACCGGCGCCGGCTCCGCCTCGGCCTCCGTCCATGCCGGCCTCGGATCGGCCGCCACCCCCGCACTACGCGCCCTCTGGACCAGCCGGGAGTGGCGCAAGGCCGTCGAGTTCTACTCCTCCGTGTTCCAGAACCTCGTCGCAGAGGGCTTCCTCTCCCCGGCCTCCAAATCCCTCTGCGTGGACTCGCCCGCTGGCTATGAGGTCCTCGCCCTCAAGGAGATCGGCGTTGCTGACGCGGTCGGCGTGGCCAAGAAGAGCGCGCCGCCTCTGGTGGTCGGCGGCGCCGATTCGCTCCGACTGCCGTTCGGGAACGGGACCTTCGACTTCGTCTTCGCCGGCCGGAGCCTCGACCGTAGCAAACAACCTGCGAATCTCGCAGCAGAGATCGCAAGGACGCTGAAGCCACATTGGTTCATGGTGGTGCTCACTGCATCCGCCCACGATGCCTACAGCCGTCACTCCCTCGCCGAGCTCTTCCCCGACTGCATAACTGTTCGATCACGGGTGATCCACAGCCCGGATTCAGCGAAGCCACTCTGGGAGATCGTATTCCAGAAGCAACAAGGCACACAGATCGTTAGTCCAAACGGGAAATCAGGCGGCGACTGTCCTATCCCGGATCACAAGCTCGAGATTTTACGGTCGGCGGAGCCGCTGATCGAGGAGGAGCCCCTGAAGCCATGGATCACCCTGAAGAGGAACATCCAGAACGTCAAGTATTTGCCTTCCATTGCTGACATAAGCTTCAAGCCACGGTACATCTACATTGACGTCGGCGCACGGAGCTACGGGTCGAGCATCGGCAGCTGGTTCAGGAAACAGTACCCTAAGCAGAATCACACCTTCGAAGTCTTCGCGATCGAGGCTGACCGAGCGTTCCAGGACGAGTACGCAACCAAGAAGGCCGTCAAGTTGCTGCCTTTCGCGGCGTGGGTACGCAACGAGACTTTAACCTTCGAGATCAATCGTGACCCGGAAAACCATGATGATGTGGAGAAAGGGCGAGGGATGGGGCGAATCAGACCGGCGGGGGGTTCCGACGGCCGAGTTTCATCGGGCGAGGTGCACGCCATTCAGGGGTTCGACTTCGCCGCATGGCTGAAGAGGACGGTGACGGAGAGAGACTACGTCGTGATGAAGATGGATGTGGAGGGGACGGAGTTTGATCTGGTCCCGAGGCTCTTCGAGACGGGGGGGATCTGCTTGATCGACGAGCTGTTTCTGGAGTGCCACTACAACCGATGGCAGAAGTGCTGCCCGGGGCAGAGGAGTCCCAAGTATCAGAACACGTACGGTGAATGCTTGAAGCTGTTCAGCAGGCTCAGGGACGGTGGTGTTCTGGTTCACCAGTGGTGGTAATCCGTAAACTCAATCCTCGTCACAAAACTATGCACAGTGAGTGCTGTTTTGCTCTGCTGGCATTACGGGAATTGCATTTATGCTTTTGTTTGCTTGCCTTGGTTGACCGAGATACCGTTGAATGCAGTAGTCGAGTCTACAAATGTGTCGTCAAAGGTGGTCATCATACAAGGGAGTGTTGGTCCTCTCGAGGAGTATGTGCGATGGCATAACGAGGAGATGTGCAAAGAGTCGAGTGAAATGGGAAGCTTGTTTGGTTTCGTTACGTATATGGAGGTTCAGCCGAATGTTGCTGGCTGTAGCAGCAGGACCCACCATGGCTCCACCACAGTTGAGTGGGTAGTCACACGGGTACTCGTATATGTGCCCCCGTGCTCATCCATCCTCGTGACTGTCCGCTTGTCCTATAAACCTCGAGTGGACGTACAGACCAGCGATCGCGACACGCTGCACCGACCATCGTCGTCCTCTCCCTCGACGAACCTATCCTCCAAcactttgctctctctctctctctctccttatatGGATATCTGTGGGCGGTGAGTTTGATGTCGATTCTTGATGCGACATCTGGTTCTTTGCGTTGATTCTTTTTCGCTTGGCAATACGATGAGCGTCTTTCTTGGTCTTCGAGCTTGGCCGGCCATCTCCGACGCTATTGGCTGGAAAGGttttccatctttttttttttttcctttggattTTTGGTTCTTGAGAGCTGCCATCATATGCCATGTATTATACAAAGGGTTCCGTGGATCTTTCTTTCTTGGGAAGCGAATTAGAACGGATTCTGCGTTTCTCATCTGTCTTTCCGTCCTTGGTCTGTTCTTGGATTCGTCATTTGTGTCAGGGTTTCAAGGGCTGCCGTCTTTTGTGCGCGAACCGACATGGGAACCACATTTGCTTGGTCCTTAGGATCAGGACGGAGCTGGAAAAAGGAAGGCAGACGGCAAAAGACACGGAGTCAAAAGGAGGAGCAATTGCTTTTTAACGGTGAGTCAATTCATTCACTGTGGTTATGCTAGGTAAGTAGGTGGTATCAACATGATTTCTGTTGTTCTACAGCGGCCTCTCTCCATGCATGGGGCGGTAGCTGCCGCTGTCTCGCATTCTACCACCCACCTATAATTTTCTATCCAAAATCTTCCTGGTAAAGAACATGGTTTTAGTTCTATCTATTTCTAAACATCCATAGTGCAGGCTAAAACTGACTCATTTTCACTCTGGTCTCCCTGCTTTGCGCGCAACACTAAATCCTTTAGCccgaataataaatattttgttaCTGTGTTAGGACGTCCTCCTAACCCTTCAAGTCCTTTTAACCCTCTACTGTATAAAGAGGAGGAGAAAGCTAActttaaattttcaaaaacacaaaaaaaagcgGCCAAGAACAGGAtatagtagcagcagcagcagtagctgcATTGACATCGTCAGTCATCGGATGGCTGGCTTCTTCACAaagcgaagcatcctgcatcagtcACATGCACACACCATGTTGGTTAGTTAACACATCGTCGCTCGAGACAAAGGGACCgacagaaagaagaagaagaagaacataatcaaaatttagacGTGCTGTGTGCTCGGGGCAAAGGGCCGGTGGGCAGCACTGTCACCCCCGCTCCCCCCTCCCCATCACCActaaaacacaaaaaaaagatGCATAATAAATAGCCCTCCTAACCCTCTGACTACTTCCATCATTTTGGTCATTGCATCGAGCACAACAGCTTCAACTTCGCCTGGCATATTCGGAGTAAATGTGATAGCATCTTACGTTGTGCCCCCACTATTTTCCTACACACGGTAGCACAACTCCAGGATTGTAGAGCTCCCAATATTCTGTCACCTACATCGTCGGCACATGCATTTTGTTCCAGGCTTTGCAACACACAGCCTGGCCTGCCCTCAGCATCTCCTCTATGTATATGGGACAGGAAAACATCCAGATCCTGATCCTCCGACGTGTTCATTTGATCTGCCACCCATCTCTCGATGTGTTGTATGGCATCAATTAAACACCGCACTGAACCACACATGTCCTGCATATCTGGGGAACTGAGATGATCCGTCATAccacttctcttctttcttcttcctgatGGAAGCATCCATCTTATACGTGACTGTATTACTAGG encodes the following:
- the LOC135583961 gene encoding uncharacterized protein LOC135583961 is translated as MDPAAKPISVRNLLVRALLFFLSVFLLRFVYVVTVHGGTCAAGDFCLFSSPAEPVAVAGTGAGSASASVHAGLGSAATPALRALWTSREWRKAVEFYSSVFQNLVAEGFLSPASKSLCVDSPAGYEVLALKEIGVADAVGVAKKSAPPLVVGGADSLRLPFGNGTFDFVFAGRSLDRSKQPANLAAEIARTLKPHWFMVVLTASAHDAYSRHSLAELFPDCITVRSRVIHSPDSAKPLWEIVFQKQQGTQIVSPNGKSGGDCPIPDHKLEILRSAEPLIEEEPLKPWITLKRNIQNVKYLPSIADISFKPRYIYIDVGARSYGSSIGSWFRKQYPKQNHTFEVFAIEADRAFQDEYATKKAVKLLPFAAWVRNETLTFEINRDPENHDDVEKGRGMGRIRPAGGSDGRVSSGEVHAIQGFDFAAWLKRTVTERDYVVMKMDVEGTEFDLVPRLFETGGICLIDELFLECHYNRWQKCCPGQRSPKYQNTYGECLKLFSRLRDGGVLVHQWW